In Mercurialis annua linkage group LG6, ddMerAnnu1.2, whole genome shotgun sequence, the following are encoded in one genomic region:
- the LOC126653852 gene encoding transcription factor MYB3R-3, with product MVERLDEEVKSDSVKDAALVSLQGRITGPTRRSTQGGWTEEEDKFLVAAVAKYNQRNWRRVAQCVPGRTYDQCLHRWQKVLDPALVKGPWKKEEDDLIIKLVEQQGNNKKWSEVAKHVPGRIGKQCRERWHNHLNPDINRTPWSKEEEQILIKVHAIYGNKWAEIAKYLDRRTENSIKNHWNCSMRKKLESLSARDLLQQNSIVKAGRMNLDSVTHISRNIALGVHSTTMAQPIEPTSDKGNFQFPSREAIFGKTENRTPAAACPSDVECRERTHVLSNSLDELQSATPSVPLTLSLCTPSVPDNNSKKGVNHGSGIHPIYSSPESIWRSTLRKAAISFKHTPSIIRKNSSKSLSQLGSGIFSEKD from the exons ATGGTCGAGAGACTTGATGAGGAGGTTAAGTCTGATTCTGTTAAGGACGCTGCTTTAGTTTCTCTTCAAGG GAGGATAACGGGTCCCACTAGAAGATCAACTCAGGGAGGCTGGACAGAGGAGGAG GATAAATTTTTAGTTGCTGCAGTGGCCAAGTATAATCAGAGAAACTGGAGAAGAGTTG CTCAATGCGTTCCTGGTAGAACGTATGATCAATGTCTGCATCGCTGGCAAAAGGTTCTCGACCCGGCCCTTGTTAAAGGACCTTGGAAAAAGGAG GAGGATGATCTAATTATCAAGCTTGTTGAACAGCAAGGGAACAATAAGAAATGGTCCGAAGTAGCTAAACACGTGCCAGGCCGCATAGGAAAGCAATGCCGAGAGAG GTGGCACAACCATTTAAACCCGGATATAAATAGAACTCCATGGTCCAAAGAAGAGGAACAAATTCTCATCAAAGTTCATGCTATATATGGGAATAAGTGGGCTGAGATTGCAAAATATCTCGACAGAAG GACTGAGAATTCAATAAAGAATCACTGGAACTGCTCAATGAGGAAGAAATTAGAATCACTTTCAGCTCGCGATCTTCTACAACAAAATAGTATTGTAAAAGCAGGAAGGATGAACCTAGACAGCGTTACGCATATTTCAAGGAATATAGCTCTTGGGGTTCATAGTACTACAATGGCTCAACCAATTGAGCCAACTTCAGATAAGGGTAATTTCCAATTTCCGAGTAGAGAAGCCATTTTTGGAAAAACAGAGAACAGAACTCCAGCAGCAGCATGTCCATCAGATGTAGAGTGCAGAGAAAGAACTCATGTTTTGTCAAATTCATTAGATGAATTGCAATCGGCAACACCCTCCGTGCCTTTGACTCTCTCTTTGTGTACTCCTAGTGTTCCTGATAATAACAGCAAAAAAGGAG TGAATCATGGCAGTGGAATTCATCCTATCTATAGCAGCCCGGAATCGATTTGGAGAAGCACGCTGAGGAAAGCAGCAATTAGCTTCAAACACACTCCATcaataataagaaaaaatagTTCTAAAAGCTTGAGCCAATTGGGCAGTGGTATTTTCTCCGAAAAAGATTGA
- the LOC126653853 gene encoding uncharacterized protein LOC126653853, whose amino-acid sequence MTKTPTSVAANNFLSEKIASTSTAATISLNNPPPESVGYITEFFSDTTIPDKSLSYNFYSHFISHILKPDLVQRGRVSCTATVLPSVINSYNGLHGGAVAAIAERVAIACARTVVAEDKEIFLGELSMSYLSAAQQNEVLVVDGSVVRSGRNLTVVAMEFKIKETQKPVYLARATFYHMPVAKL is encoded by the exons ATGACCAAAACCCCAACCAGCGTTGCCGCCAATAATTTCCTTTCAGAAAAAATAGCCTCTACCTCAACGGCGGCGACGATTAGTCTAAATAATCCGCCTCCTGAATCAGTAGGCTACATAACAGAATTTTTCTCCGACACGACAATTCCCGACAAATCCCTGAGCtacaatttttattctcatttcATTTCCCATATCCTAAAACCTGACCTAGTCCAACGTGGCCGTGTTTCCTGCACCGCCACTGTCCTACCCTCCGTTATC AATTCTTATAATGGACTACACGGTGGAGCTGTGGCCGCCATAGCTGAGAGAGTGGCGATTGCTTGTGCTAGAACCGTCGTGGCAGAAGATAAAGAAATATTTCTTGGTGAATTGAGTATGTCTTATCTCTCCGCCGCACaacaaaat GAAGTTTTGGTGGTTGATGGATCTGTGGTGAGGAGTGGAAGAAATTTGACGGTCGTTGCGATGGAGTTCAAGATCAAGGAAACTCAAAAGCCGGTGTATTTGGCTCGTGCTACCTTCTACCACATGCCTGTCGCCAAGCTATGA
- the LOC126686324 gene encoding elicitor-responsive protein 3-like — MPQGTLEVLLVSAKALDDTDLITKMDPYVRLTCRTQEQKSSVASGKGSEPEWNETFVFTVSEGASELILKIQDSDRFTHDDFVGEAIISLEPVFMEGSLPPTAYNVVKEERYCGEIKVALLFTPDA; from the exons ATGCCTCAAGGAACGCTTGAAGTTCTTCTTGTTTCCGCAAAAGCTCTCGACGACACGGATTTGATCA CCAAGATGGATCCTTACGTTAGATTGACTTGTCGGACTCAGGAGCAGAAAAGCAGTGTTGCTTCAg GCAAAGGATCTGAACCAGAATGGAAcgaaacatttgtttttacGGTGTCTGAAGGCGCATCTGAACTGATTCTCAAGATTCAGGACAGCGACAGATTCACACATGATGATTTTGTTGGAGAAGCAAT AATATCGTTAGAGCCGGTATTCATGGAAGGTAGCCTCCCACCAACTGCATACAATGTCGTCAAGGAAGAGCGATACTGCGGAGAGATAAAAGTTGCCCTGCTTTTTACTCCTGATGCCTGA
- the LOC126686916 gene encoding cell division protein FtsY homolog, chloroplastic, which yields MAATPTQLSLLSKPSPYERLNQTIPRTRLTPTKTTGRFKCLASQSGFFTKLGRLIKEKAKSDVDKIFSGFSKTRDNLAVVDELLLYWNLSDTDKILDELEEILLVSDFGPRITIKIVESLRENILSGKLKSGSEIKDALKKSVLEFLINKGKKTELQLGFRKPAVILIVGVNGGGKTTSLGKLAHRLKNEGAKILMAAGDTFRAAASDQLEIWAERTGCEIVVAEKENAKASSVISQAVKRGKEQGFDVVLCDTSGRLHTNYSLMEELIACKKAVSKVVPGAPNEILLVLDGNTGLNMLPQAREFNEVVGITGLILTKLDGSARGGCVVSVVDELGIPVKFVGVGEGVEDLQPFDAEAFVNAIFP from the exons ATGGCAGCTACTCCAACCCAACTCTCACTACTCTCCAAACCATCACCATATGAACGCTTAAACCAAACCATTCCTCGAACCAGACTCACTCCAACCAAAACCACCGGTCGGTTCAAATGTCTGGCCAGCCAGAGCGGCTTCTTCACGAAGCTTGGGAGATTAATCAAAGAGAAAGCCAAGAGCGACGTCGACAAAATATTCTCAGGTTTCTCAAAAACCAGAGACAACCTCGCCGTAGTTGATGAGCTTCTTCTTTACTGGAACCTCTCCGATACCGACAAAATCCTCGACGAACTTGAAGAG ATACTGTTAGTGTCTGATTTTGGACCGAGGATTACAATTAAGATAGTGGAGAGCTTGCGGGAAAATATATTATCTGGAAAGCTTAAATCCGGCAGCGAAATTAAG GATGCATTGAAGAAGAGTGTGCTTGAATTCTTAATCAATAAAGGCAAGAAAACTGAACTTCAACTTGGATTCAG GAAGCCTGCTGTTATTTTGATCGTTGGTGTCAATGGAGGTGGGAAGACTACATCTCTTG GAAAGCTGGCACACAGGTTGAAGAATGAAGGGGCAAAA aTATTGATGGCTGCGGGTGATACATTTAGGGCAGCTGCCAGCGATCAGTTGGAGATTTGGGCTGAAAGGACCGGATGTGAGATTGTTGTAGCTGAAAAGGAAAATGCAAAGGCATCATCAG TTATTTCACAGGCTGTTAAAAGAGGGAAAGAACAAGGATTTGATGTTGTTTTATGCGACACATCTGGAC GGCTTCATACAAACTACAGCCTTATGGAAGAGTTGATTGCATGTAAGAAAGCTGTCAGCAAAGTTGTTCCTGGAGCACCTAAT GAGATCCTTCTAGTGCTGGATGGCAACACTGGTTTGAATATGCTTCCTCAAGCGAGAGAGTTCAATGAA GTGGTTGGAATAACCGGGTTGATTTTGACTAAACTCGACGGTTCTGCTAGAGGTGGCTGTGTG GTCAGTGTAGTAGATGAGCTTGGCATCCCTGTAAAATTCGTGGGTGTTGGAGAAGGTGTTGAAGATCTCCAACCCTTTGATGCTGAGGCCTTTGTCAACGCTATATTTCCATAA
- the LOC126686917 gene encoding uncharacterized protein LOC126686917: protein MSKTSVTVNPPSGEETPSPSPSTVTISDDLVDKINGFFRDVGVSSDIPKNYQSKGSYSNLFSEIVTVDQIQRGRISCNFSVLPSLSNFYGGLHGGALAAVAERMAIACARTVIAEDRDIFLGEFSLSYLSAAPTNEVLVVDSAVLRSGKNLTVVAMEFRIKKTQKLAFTARATFYNMPVAKL from the exons ATGTCTAAAACCTCCGTCACCGTCAATCCTCCGTCAGGGGAAGAAACACCGTCTCCATCGCCTTCCACGGTAACGATCTCCGACGACCTTGTGGATAAAATTAACGGATTTTTTCGAGACGTGGGAGTATCTTCCGACATCCCTAAGAATTACCAATCAAAGGGTTCATATTCCAATCTGTTCAGTGAAATTGTCACAGTAGATCAAATCCAGCGTGGTCGCATTTCCTGCAACTTCTCTGTCTTGCCTTCATTATCT AATTTTTATGGTGGACTACATGGAGGGGCTCTTGCAGCTGTGGCTGAAAGAATGGCGATTGCCTGTGCTAGAACTGTTATAGCTGAGGATAGAGATATTTTTCTTGGTGAATTCAGCTTGTCTTATCTTTCTGCCGCTCCTACAAAT GAGGTATTGGTGGTTGATAGCGCTGTATTGAGGAGTGGGAAGAATTTGACTGTAGTTGCCATGGAGTTTAGAATCAAGAAAACTCAGAAGTTGGCTTTCACGGCTCGTGCTACCTTCTATAACATGCCTGTTGCCAAATTATGA
- the LOC126687942 gene encoding uncharacterized protein LOC126687942 gives MDPPRDNTLPATNREDRETEPPALNLFPPTSEEGETSDPLAIRQTIPPIAIAPDEEPINNQAMFKAFLEITSLLKDIKQSISLKSPEQGSAKSPVQKSTSTMDKGKEPMREEDAPENSARKQNAPIVIPDEERWMDERHTLKGGEEHLEEKVRQVMSRLGIRCEDVDISLRSDSPLADFIISHEFPTKFRYPPNLESYDGTGCPKSHIHKFQAVINVQTNLDHVLCKLFPTTLKGLAQEWYQSLKPGSVLTFKQFSGLFQARFVACIPQKKLSTDLLAIMQWEGETLRKYVERFNKEAMQIEDLSQEIAYTALLNGTTNSDLRKELLAKSPKSFTTLMTIAHTQIRVDDGQREIENRLGRVEERTFAERRNGDRSPIGKRFGEKGNDHFRNKRKKDEDRRYTPLNTTRTNVLFWVKDSREKVRWPRKMNAASANKRDNSKYCEFHRDNGHTTDECWHLKEEIEKLIERGSLSQFVKRDAEARETESERKKERKEEIARRPRPEPAGVVNVIMGGSTGGDSNTTRKKAARTVYSVSPGAPNAKKFRSVSFSKVDSHGLSVPHEDALVVKGRLNNFEVSRMLVDTGSSVNMITMEVFGRIGLKKENLTHVSTPLVGLGGKSVQVEGSLEINVQLGDGEIYKEIRAEFMVVNMDFAYNAILGRPLLHDTCASICMRYLLMKIPTREGDAEVRGCQKSAREAYFTALRKVHITLPVLTMKPPEKKERAEHYGRTEKIELSPGKEIEVGDELEEEIKRSLTENLRSLGDSFAWTTDELIGVDPDVICHRLNIATDAKAVIQKKRRHSPEKQLAIAEEVARLKAANVIKDAYYPKWVANVVMVKKSNGTYRMCVDFTDLNKACPKDSFPLPHIDQLVDSTAGHALYTFLDAKAGYHQIPMAPEDQEKTAFITDQGLFCYKMMPFGLKNAGATYQRLVNSIFRDQIGKHMEVYVDDMIIKSIRAEDHPTDVKIVLETLKRYQLKLNPEKCVFGVPAGKFLGYMVSQRGIEANPDKIEAVLKMTPPRSIHEVQKLNGRITALGRFMSCSAKRCLPFFKTLKQIKNFTWTAECQQAFEELKSFLSSPPLLARPDPGDVLYLYISCSDETIAGVLVSEKGGEQYPIYYISKVLRDAELRYPKLEKLALCVYTATIKLRHYFEGHQVIVRTDQPLRKILQKAETSGRIAEWAVKIGSLGVIYEARKALKAQALADFFAELTFKEPMEDKTTPWEIHVDGAVCGEGAGIGVVLKGPGRIQMEYSARLEFPASNNVAEYEALITGLQLCEELNISEVQIYSDSQLVVNQVSGNFEVKEATLKKYAKQAKTFFADNGRSWSLQQIPRAMNGRSDELAKWAATKNYDSMRNIPHEIKRQPSFQEEIEEGEVLMVELEQTWMSPLTAYLANGILPEDKKEAKRIVILSSKFGIYNGQLYKRSFTHPWLRCVNKEEGEYIMKELHEGTCGAHDGASTLVRKALLQGYYWPTMKEQATTLVRGCWPCQQHALVPRKQASEMKPIGSAWPFAQWGMDILGPLPLATGQRKFLVVAIDHFTKWIEFDSAKFRKFCAEYQIDLRFTSVYHPQSNGQTEVANRILLAGLKRRLDECKGRWVEELYSVLWNYRTTPRESTGETPFALAYGTEAVIPVEIGAPTPRTEDNQLNLEENEEELRNNLDLLVEKINRSDIRMEAYRQKMAKHFNSHVKKRKFKLGDLVMRKTEVKKGEAGSGKLQPNWEGPYTISEVIKEGTFKLTNSMGRIIPRTWNANNLRKI, from the exons ATGGATCCCCCACGAGATAATACTCTACCAGCTACCAACAGAGAAGACAGGGAAACAGAACCACCGGCCCTGAATCTGTTTCCCCCAACCagcgaagaaggagaaaccagcGACCCCCTGGCGATAAGACAGACGATACCTCCGATAGCCATAGCCCCTGATGAAGAGCCAATCAACAACCAAGCAATGTTCAAGGCCTTCCTAGAAATCACCAGTCTACTCAAAGACATCAAACAGAGTATCTCGTTAAAATCGCCAGAGCAGGGATCAGCGAAATCACCAGTACAAAAGTCAACGTCAACCATGGACAAGGGAAAAGAACCGATGCGAGAGGAAGATGCCCCTGAAAATTCCGCAAGGAAACAAAATGCCCCCATCGTAATTCCAGACGAAGAACGTTGGATGGATGAACGACACACCCTTAAAGGCGGAGAAGAGCATCTGGAGGAAAAAGTCCGCCAAGTCATGAGCAGGCTTGGAATAAGATGTGAAGACGTAGACATCTCTCTTCGGAGTGACTCACCACTCGCAGATTTCATCATCTCTCACGAGTTCCCTACAAAGTTCAGATACCCCCCAAATTTGGAGTCATACGATGGAACAGGCTGTCCCAAGAGCCATATTCACAAATTCCAAGCGGTGATCAATGTTCAGACAAACTTGGATCACGTACTATGCAAGCTTTTTCCTACTACCTTAAAAGGTCTGGCGCAGGAATGGTACCAGAGTTTAAAGCCAGGATCAGTGCTGACGTTCAAACAATTCTCAGGACTTTTCCAGGCTAGATTCGTAGCATGCATCCCTCAAAAGAAGCTATCCACAGATCTGCTGGCCATCATGCAATGGGAAGGAGAGACACTCAGGAAGTATGTAGAAAGATTCAATAAGGAGGCGATGCAGATAGAAGACCTGAGCCAGGAGATCGCCTACACAGCGTTACTCAATGGAACTACCAACTCCGACCTACGAAAGGAATTGTTggctaaatcaccaaaatcattTACCACACTGATGACCATCGCACATACACAGATCAGAGTGGATGATGGCCAGAGAGAGATAGAGAATCGCCTCGGACGGGTAGAAGAACGAACGTTTGCAGAAAGAAGAAATGGGGACAGATCGCCCATAGGAAAGAGGTTCGGAGAAAAAGGCAACGaccatttcagaaataaaagaaaaaaagacgaAGATAGGCGATATACGCCCCTGAACACAACCAGAACCAACGTACTGTTTTGGGTAAAAGACAGCCGAGAGAAGGTCAGATGGCCAAGGAAGATGAACGCTGCATCAGCCAACAAAAGAGACAATAGCAAATACTGTGAATTTCACAGAGACAACGGCCACACCACAGATGAATGCTGGCACCTAAAGGAGGAGATAGAGAAGCTGATAGAAAGGGGATCCCTTTCCCAGTTCGTAAAAAGGGACGCCGAAGCCAGAGAGACGgaatcagaaagaaagaaagagcggAAAGAAGAAATCGCCAGAAGACCCAGACCAGAGCCAGCAGGCGTGGTTAACGTAATAATGGGCGGATCGACCGGAGGAGACAGCAATACTACAAGGAAGAAAGCTGCAAGAACAGTCTACTCAGTTAGCCCAGGTGCACCGAATGCTAAGAAATTCAGAAGCGTATCTTTTTCGAAAGTCGATAGTCACGGCTTGTCAGTCCCCCATGAGGACGCCCTAGTTGTCAAGGGGCGACTCAACAATTTCGAGGTATCTCGGATGCTCGTAGACACGGGAAGTTCGGTAAACATGATCACGATGGAGGTGTTCGGCAGAATTGGactcaagaaagaaaatttgacaCATGTCTCTACTCCACTGGTGGGACTGGGAGGCAAATCTGTACAGGTGGAAGGATCACTGGAGATAAACGTCCAACTAGGGGATGGAGAGATCTACAAAGAGATCCGAGCAGAATTCATGGTGGTCAACATGGATTTCGCATACAACGCAATTCTCGGAAGGCCACTCTTGCACGATACGTGCGCATCCATTTGCATGAGGTACCTACTGATGAAAATCCCAACCAGAGAAGGCGATGCCGAAGTCAGAGGATGCCAAAAGTCAGCCAGAGAAGCATACTTTACAGCTCTCAGGAAAGTACATATAACCTTGCCAGTACTAACAATGAAACCTCCAGAGAAGAAGGAAAGGGCGGAGCATTATGGGCGAACTGAGAAAATCGAATTATCCCCAGGAAAGGAGATAGAAGTGGGAGATGAGctagaagaagaaatcaaacgaTCTCTGACCGAAAACCTCAGATCGCTTGGAGACTCCTTTGCCTGGACAACAGACGAATTGATCGGAGTAGACCCGGACGTCATATGTCATCGGTTAAACATCGCGACCGACGCGAAGGCAGTGATACAAAAGAAGAGAAGGCACTCGCCCGAAAAACAACTCGCCATCGCAGAAGAGGTCGCCCGGTTAAAAGCAGCAAACGTGATCAAAGACGCCTATTACCCAAAGTGGGTAGCGAATGTGGTGATGGTAAAAAAGTCCAATGGCACTTACCGAATGTGCGTGGACTTCACAGATCTGAATAAAGCATGTCCCAAAGATAGTTTCCCACTTCCACACATTGATCAGTTAGTAGACTCCACAGCAGGTCACGCCCTCTATACATTCCTAGATGCCAAGGCGGGATATCACCAGATACCCATGGCACCTGAAGATCAGGAGAAGACGGCCTTCATAACGGACCAAGGATTATTTTGTTACAAGATGATGCCCTTCGGTCTGAAGAACGCAGGAGCCACATATCAGCGGCTGGTGAACTCAATATTCAGAGATCAGATAGGAAAacacatggaagtttatgtggaCGACATGATTATCAAAAGCATCCGAGCTGAAGACCACCCAACAGATGTGAAGATAGTCCTGGAGACGCTAAAGAGATACCAGCTAAAACTCAATCCGGAAAAGTGCGTATTCGGAGTACCGGCAGGCAAGTTCTTGGGATACATGGTCTCCCAGAGGGGTATCGAGGCTAACCCAGATAAAATCGAAGCGGTCTTAAAAATGACACCGCCACGGAGCATACATGAAGTCCAGAAGCTCAACGGCCGGATCACGGCTCTAGGTCGGTTCATGTCCTGCTCGGCAAAACGATGCCTGCCTTTCTTCAAAACCCTGAAACAGATCAAGAACTTCACATGGACCGCAGAATGCCAGCAGGCGTTTGAAGAATTGAAAAGCTTCCTATCCTCGCCCCCACTGTTGGCGAGACCGGATCCGGGCGAcgtgttatatttatacatctcttGCTCTGACGAAACAATAGCAGGAGTATTGGTGTCGGAAAAAGGAGGCGAACAATACCCGATCTACTACATTAGCAAAGTACTCAGAGATGCGGAGCTGAGATACCCGAAGTTGGAGAAGCTGGCGCTGTGCGTATACACCGCCACCATCAAGCTCCGACATTACTTCGAAGGGCACCAAGTCATTGTACGGACCGACCAACCATTACGAAAAATCCTCCAGAAGGCAGAGACAAGTGGACGCATAGCAGAATGGGCCGTCAAAATAGGAAGTCTGGGCGTTATCTATGAAGCTCGGAAAGCACTGAAAGCTCAAGCACTAGCCGACTTCTTCGCTGAATTAACATTCAAAGAACCCATGGAGGACAAAACGACTCCCTGGGAGATACACGTCGATGGAGCAGTTTGCGGAGAAGGAGCGGGCATCGGAGTCGTGCTCAAAGGACCAGGAAGAATCCAAATGGAATACTCAGCAAGACTCGAATTTCCAGCTTCCAACAATGTTGCGGAATATGAGGCGCTGATAACAGGGTTGCAATTATGCGAAGAGCTCAATATCTCCGAAGTCCAGATCTACAGTGATTCACAACTGGTTGTGAACCAAGTCTCAGGGAACTTCGAAGTAAAAGAAGCTACGTTGAAGAAGTACGCCAAGCAGGCCAAAACCTTCTTTGCCGATAATGGGCGATCCTGGTCGCTACAGCAAATACCCAGAGCAATGAATGGAAGATCAGACGAATTGGCAAAGTGGGCTGCAACAAAGAATTACGACTCAATGAGAAACATTCCTCATGAAATCAAACGACAGCCCAGCTTTCAAGAAGAAATTGAGGAAGGCGAAGTACTGATGGTAGAATTGGAACAAACCTGGATGTCCCCCCTCACAGCATACCTGGCTAATGGAATACTCCCCGAGGATAAGAAGGAAGCCAAAAGGATAGTGATACTCTCATCAAAGTTCGGAATATACAACGGCCAGCTGTACAAACGGTCATTCACCCATCCCTGGCTAAGATGTGTGAACAAAGAAGAAGGAGAGTACATCATGAAAGAATTACATGAGGGGACCTGCGGAGCACATGACGGAGCATCAACACTGGTCAGGAAAGCACTGCTACAAGGCTATTATTGGCCCACGATGAAAGAACAAGCTACAACCCTAGTAAGGGGATGCTGGCCTTGCCAGCAACATGCCTTGGTACCAAGAAAGCAAGCTTCAGAAATGAAACCCATCGGCAGTGCATGGCCGTTCGCCCAGTGGGGTATGGACATCCTGGGACCTCTCCCTTTGGCCACAGGACAACGGAAGTTCCTGGTAGTGGCAATCGACCacttcaccaagtggatagag ttcgacTCAGCAAAGTTTAGAAAGTTTTGTGCCGAGTATCAGATCGACCTAAGGTTCACTTCGGTTTACCATCCACAATCGAATGGGCAAACCGAAGTGGCCAACAGAATCCTACTGGCCGGACTAAAAAGAAGACTAGACGAGTGCAAAGGAAGATGGGTAGAAGAACTCTACAGCGTCCTATGGAACTACCGTACCACCCCTAGAGAATCAACGGGCGAAACTCCATTCGCCCTAGCCTATGGAACGGAGGCTGTAATTCCTGTAGAGATCGGCGCACCCACGCCAAGGACAGAAGACAACCAGCTAAACCTAGAAGAAAACGAAGAAGAGCTCAGGAACAATCTGGATCTCCTGGTTGAAAAAATCAACAGATCAGACATCAGGATGGAAGCCTACAGACAAAAgatggccaaacatttcaacagccatgtaaagaaaagaaaattcaaactagGCGACCTAGTCATGCGAAAAACCGAAgtcaaaaaaggagaagcaGGAAGTGGAAAACTGCAgccaaactgggaaggaccttacACCATCAGCGAGGTCATTAAAGAAGGAACATTTAAACTCACCAACTCCATGGGAAGAATCATACCAAGGACATGGAACGCCAACAACTTGAGAAAAATTTAG